The proteins below come from a single Oncorhynchus tshawytscha isolate Ot180627B linkage group LG22, Otsh_v2.0, whole genome shotgun sequence genomic window:
- the usp11 gene encoding ubiquitin carboxyl-terminal hydrolase 11 produces the protein MATTTSAAVTEPPGLETQRKEIESLLQEHELRAGDTWYLVERRWYEQWKEYVETGDQNSSSFPGQIDNTELFEELDSYHLKERLVENEDFVLIPAEAWHKLLAWYGMVEVQPALERKVVDLPSLVKVEVYPVEIFLCLHSNMENVVTAQFSRADHIHTIQKVMMTQFDVVEGAETRLWMKSSDTSCERLRNVHVRVLDSCLSSGMTVIMEMRNADGTWPSSRPQIMRNSVEEQDSYRGQPGVCGLTNLGNTCFMNSALQCLSNTPPLTEYFLRNAYLEELNFTNPLGMKGEIAEAYADVIKQMWSGRHYSVVPRIFKTKVGHFASQFLGYQQHDSQELLSFLLDGLHEDLNRVKNKEYIELRDAAGRPDQEVAEEAWRNHRRRNDSAIVDTFHGLFKSTLVCPECRKVSVTFDPFCYLSVPLPVSKDRVMEVFFVSLDPVAKPVQHRLVVPKAGKVFDLCSVLSEMTKIPANQMVVADVFNHRFYKLYHADESLSCILDRDDIFVYELNRGSMEEEGDEVVLALYLRERSHYRDYGSGSSSYGTSLFGHPLLMTVPRGQCSRDALYHLFLQRLARYVRPPDPSEEEDEEEGEDDDDDDDEEEELYKTQTNGVSYDDGEDDCERPEPSKRDHCCDGVGQGPAVTQTQPDQTQESGGEAQADEGASSEVRAGCSTEDSASTSCSASTSCSTSASCSAGASGGAGASGGAGASGGAGASGGAGASGGAGASGGAGASGGASVDASATGPTDSQQGAGHQQPCEEEEEEEEERGECPPCLPQANRRQAKRKGCEARRRKLLFSIQAVNSNGTTERGMGEDGSAFSFSSQPYVAMDWDPDMKKKYYNENEAEKYVKHQSMEVPHQQTTVQLQECIELFTTVETLEEENPWYCPMCKKHQLATKKLDLWSLPEVLIIHLKRFSYTKYSREKLDIIVDFPLRHLDFSGCLLRKTGTNGEPPSRYDLIAVSNHYGGLRDGHYTSYARNKDNGQWYYFDDSKVTYAREEQIVTNAAYLLFYHRQDKIRQPTLPAPLDSSSPTQPANDVTSPKHDGMEGATPCVNMETD, from the exons GTACCTGGTGGAGAGGCGATGGTATGAGCAGTGGAAGGAGTATGTGGAAACAGGAGACCAGAACTCCTCTTCTTTTCCTGGACAGATTGACAACACAGAGCTGTTTGAGG AACTGGATTCATACCACCTGAAGGAGCGTCTGGTGGAGAATGAGGACTTTGTGTTGATCCCTGCTGAAGCATGGCATAAGCTTCTGGCCTGGTATGGCATGGTAGAGGTCCAGCCTGCCCTGGAGCGAAAG GTGGTGGATCTGCCCAGCCTAGTCAAGGTTGAGGTCTACCCTGTGGAAATCTTCTTGTGCCTCCATAGCAACATGGAAAATGTTGTGACGGCACAGTTTAGCCGTGCTGATCACATCC ATACGATTCAGAAGGTGATGATGACGCAGTTTGATGTGGTGGAGGGGGCAGAGACCCGGCTGTGGATGAAGAGCTCAGACACCAGCTGTGAGAGGCTGAGGAATGTCCACGTCAGAGTCCTCGACTCCTGCCTCAGCTCTGGCATG ACGGTGATCATGGAGATGAGGAATGCAGATGGTACCTGGCCCAGCTCCAGACCGCAGATCAT GAGGAACTCTGTGGAGGAGCAGGACTCTTACCGGGGCCAGCCAGGAGTCTGTGGCCTCACCAATCTGGGAAACACATGTTTCATGAACTCTGCACTGCAG TGTCTCAGTAACACTCCTCCACTGACGGAGTACTTCCTGAGGAATGCCTATCTGGAGGAGCTCAACTTCACCAACCCCCTTGGCATGAAGGGGGAGATCGCAGAGGCCTACGCTGATGTCATCAAACAGATGTGGTCGGGGAGGCACTACTCTGTGGTTCCCAGGATCTTCAAG ACCAAGGTTGGTCACTTTGCCTCCCAGTTTCTGGGCTACCAGCAGCATGACTCCCAGGAGCTGCTCTCCTTCCTGCTGGACGGGCTTCATGAGGATCTCAATCGGGTCAAGAACAAGGAGTACATCGAGCTGAGGGACGCCGCTGGCAGGCCTGACCAG GAAGTGGCAGAGGAGGCATGGCGTAACCACCGGAGACGGAACGACTCTGCGATTGTTGACACCTTCCACGGCTTGTTCAAGTCCACCCTGGTTTGCCCCGAGTGCCGCAAAGTGTCTGTCACCTTTGACCCCTTCTGCTACCTGAGCGTGCCCCTGCCTGTTAGCAAGGACCGGGTTATGGAGGTATTCTTCGTCTCTCTGGATCCTGTGGCCAAACCTGTTCAG CATCGCTTGGTTGTACCCAAAGCTGGCAAAGTGTTTGACCTGTGCTCCGTTCTCTCGGAAATGACCAAAATCCCAGCCAATCAA ATGGTTGTGGCTGACGTGTTCAACCATCGCTTCTATAAGCTGTATCATGCTGATGAGTCTCTAAGCTGCATCCTGGACCGGGATGACATATTTGT GTATGAGCTGAACAGAGGCtctatggaggaggagggggatgaggtgGTGCTGGCTCTGTACCTGAGGGAGCGCTCCCACTACAGGGACTACGGCTCAGGGAGCAGCAGCTACGGGACGTCCCTGTTCGGACACCCACTGCTCATGACCGTGCCTCGAGGCCAGTGCAGCCGTGACGCCCTCTATCACCTCTTCCTGCAGCGGCTAGC GCGGTATGTCCGACCACCAGATCcctcagaggaggaggatgaggaggagggtgaaGATGATGATGACGACGACGATGAGGAGGAAGAATTGTACAAGACCCAGACCAATGGTGTCAGCTACG ATGACGGCGAGGATGACTGTGAGAGGCCAGAACCCTCCAAGAGGGATCACTGTTGTGATGGTGTCGGCCAAGGGCCTGCTGTGACCCAGACTCAGCCAGACCAGACCCAGGAGTCTGGAGGAGAGGCACAAGCTGACGAGGGGGCCAGCAGTGAGGTCAGGGCAGGGTGCAGCACAGAGGACAGTGCCTCAACATCCTGCAGTGCCTCGACATCCTGCAGTACCTCTGCATCCTGCAGTGCTGGAGCCAGTGGTGGTGCTGGAGCCAGTGGTGGTGCTGGAGCCAGTGGTGGTGCTGGAGCCAGTGGTGGTGCTGGAGCCAGTGGTGGTGCTGGAGCCAGTGGTGGTGCTGGAGCCAGTGGTGGTGCTAGTGTTGATGCCAGTGCTACAGGCCCAACAGACAGCCAGCAGGGTGCAGGCCACCAGCAGccatgtgaggaggaggaggaggaggaggaggagaggggtgagtgcCCCCCCTGCCTGCCACAGGCCAACAGGAGGCAGGCAAAGAGAAAGGGCTGTGAGGCCAGACGGAGGAAGCTGCTCTTCTCCATCCAGGCGGTCAACTCCAACGGCACCACAGAGAGAGGCATGGGAGAGGACGGCAGTGCCTTCTCTTTTAGCT CTCAACCATATGTAGCCATGGACTGGGATCCTGACATGAAGAAGAAATACTACAACGAGAATGAGGCAGAG AAGTATGTGAAACACCAAAGCATGGAGGTTCCTCACCAGCAGACCACAGTGCAGCTGCAGGAGTGCATTGAGCTCTTCACCACTGTGGAGACCCTGGAGGAAGAAAACCCTTG GTACTGCCCAATGTGTAAGAAACACCAACTGGCCACGAAGAAACTGGACCTGTGGTCACTGCCGGAGGTTCTCATCATCCACCTGAAGCGCTTCTCTTACACCAAGTACTCCAGGGAGAAGCTGGACATCATCGTTGACTTCCCTCTCAG ACACCTCGACTTTTCAGGTTGTCTGCTGAGGAAGACCGGTACAAACGGAGAGCCGCCCAGCCGATATGATCTGATAGCAGTTTCCAACCACTACGGCGGACTCAGAGATGGACATT ACACCAGTTATGCCCGGAACAAAGACAACGGACAATGGTATTACTTCGATGACAGCAAGGTGACATATGCAAGGGAGGAACAAATTGTG ACCAATGCTGCCTACCTCCTGTTCTACCACCGACAAGATAAGATTCGCCAGCCCACCTTACCCGCCCCCTTGGACAGCTCCTCTCCCACCCAGCCTGCTAATGATGTCACTTCCCCCAAACACgatgggatggagggagccaCTCCCTGTGTCAACATGGAAACAGACTGA
- the zgc:86609 gene encoding ER membrane protein complex subunit 3-like isoform X2 yields the protein MAELLLDSSIRIWVVLPIVLITFCVGIIRHYVTQLLQSDKKVDLEQVSDSQVLLRSRILRENGKYIPKQSFNMRKQYFNDAETGFFKKVKRKVTPKNPMTDTSMLTDMMKGNLTNVLPMIVIGGWINWAFSGFVITKVPFPLTLRFKPMLQRGIELLSLDASWVSSASWYFLNVFGLRSMYSLILGQDNAADQSRIMQDQMTGAAMAMPPDPNKAFKSEWEALEIVEHKWALENVEEELMSRDLNFCGIFSQEIKATMF from the exons ATGGCTGAGTTGCTTCTGGATTCAAGTATCCGAATATGGGTGGTTTTACCAATTGTATTGATTACATTTTGCGTTGGAATTATCCGTCACTATGTCACCCAACTCCTGCAAAGTGACAAAAAAGTTGATCTGGAACAGGTGTCAGACAG CCAAGTCCTTCTGCGTAGCCGCATCTTAAGAGAGAATGGAAAGTATATCCCTAAACAA tcATTTAACATGCGAAAGCAATATTTCAATGATGCGGAGACTGGGTTCTTCAAGAAGGTCAAGCGAAAGGTGACTCCCAAAAACCCAATGACTG ATACCAGCATGCTGACTGACATGATGAAGGGAAATCTGACCAATGTACTTCCCATGATTGTGATTGGAGGATGGATCAACTGGGCATTCTCTGGCTTTGTCATCA CTAAGGTTCCCTTTCCTCTGACATTGAGATTCAAACCAATGCTGCAGCGTGGAATTGAACTGTTGTCTCTTGATGCATCCTG GGTGAGCTCAGCCTCTTGGTATTTCCTTAATGTTTTTGGACTGAGGAGTATGTACAGCCTCATTCTTGGACAGGACAATG CTGCGGATCAGTCGAGGATCATGCAGGATCAGATGACTGGCGCTGCCATGGCCATGCCGCCTGATCCTAACAAGGCCTTTAAG AGTGAATGGGAGGCGTTGGAGATTGTGGAGCACAAATGGGCCCTGGAGAACGTTGAGGAGGAGCTGATGTCCCGAGATCTGAACTTTTGTGGAATCTTCAGTCAAGAGATAAAAGCCACAATGTTCTAA
- the zgc:86609 gene encoding ER membrane protein complex subunit 3-like isoform X1, translating to MVGELDLKKSCRYANQLKNMAELLLDSSIRIWVVLPIVLITFCVGIIRHYVTQLLQSDKKVDLEQVSDSQVLLRSRILRENGKYIPKQSFNMRKQYFNDAETGFFKKVKRKVTPKNPMTDTSMLTDMMKGNLTNVLPMIVIGGWINWAFSGFVITKVPFPLTLRFKPMLQRGIELLSLDASWVSSASWYFLNVFGLRSMYSLILGQDNAADQSRIMQDQMTGAAMAMPPDPNKAFKSEWEALEIVEHKWALENVEEELMSRDLNFCGIFSQEIKATMF from the exons ATGGTCGGAGAATTGGACTTAAAAAAG TCCTGTAGGTACGCTAACCAGTTAAAAAACATGGCTGAGTTGCTTCTGGATTCAAGTATCCGAATATGGGTGGTTTTACCAATTGTATTGATTACATTTTGCGTTGGAATTATCCGTCACTATGTCACCCAACTCCTGCAAAGTGACAAAAAAGTTGATCTGGAACAGGTGTCAGACAG CCAAGTCCTTCTGCGTAGCCGCATCTTAAGAGAGAATGGAAAGTATATCCCTAAACAA tcATTTAACATGCGAAAGCAATATTTCAATGATGCGGAGACTGGGTTCTTCAAGAAGGTCAAGCGAAAGGTGACTCCCAAAAACCCAATGACTG ATACCAGCATGCTGACTGACATGATGAAGGGAAATCTGACCAATGTACTTCCCATGATTGTGATTGGAGGATGGATCAACTGGGCATTCTCTGGCTTTGTCATCA CTAAGGTTCCCTTTCCTCTGACATTGAGATTCAAACCAATGCTGCAGCGTGGAATTGAACTGTTGTCTCTTGATGCATCCTG GGTGAGCTCAGCCTCTTGGTATTTCCTTAATGTTTTTGGACTGAGGAGTATGTACAGCCTCATTCTTGGACAGGACAATG CTGCGGATCAGTCGAGGATCATGCAGGATCAGATGACTGGCGCTGCCATGGCCATGCCGCCTGATCCTAACAAGGCCTTTAAG AGTGAATGGGAGGCGTTGGAGATTGTGGAGCACAAATGGGCCCTGGAGAACGTTGAGGAGGAGCTGATGTCCCGAGATCTGAACTTTTGTGGAATCTTCAGTCAAGAGATAAAAGCCACAATGTTCTAA